In a single window of the uncultured Pseudodesulfovibrio sp. genome:
- a CDS encoding LysR family transcriptional regulator, whose product MQDFLSDVPLLVEVARQKSFTKAAEILGIGVSTLSRRIKLLEERMGVLLFYRDTRNVEPTDNGAYLLDRCGYILDEVQKTYESVVGNMQNPSGLIRICMFQDTYEHLLKDALLDFAAKWPDIQMDLTFVEHPVDMRTDPYDVAFLIGPSIAPSLVARKLLTVEPFLYASPALFRRYPVPEEPRDLDRLPCIALQRFGRRWPMHKGDRQVTVDIHPQYSFSSVEMCRDFALAGHGVTLIRKGRAEADERAGRLVRVLPDWSGGFTHDVNLVVGSSQLPQRVRLFMDHILASVAQ is encoded by the coding sequence ATGCAGGATTTTCTGAGCGACGTTCCCTTGCTGGTAGAGGTTGCCAGGCAGAAGAGCTTCACCAAGGCTGCGGAAATACTGGGTATCGGAGTGTCGACCCTGTCCCGGCGGATCAAGCTTCTCGAAGAACGCATGGGCGTACTGCTCTTCTACCGGGACACGCGCAACGTGGAGCCCACGGACAACGGGGCGTATCTGCTGGACCGCTGCGGCTATATCCTGGACGAGGTCCAGAAGACCTATGAATCCGTGGTCGGCAACATGCAGAACCCGTCCGGTCTGATCCGTATCTGCATGTTTCAGGACACCTACGAGCATTTACTCAAGGATGCCCTGCTGGATTTCGCGGCCAAGTGGCCGGACATCCAGATGGACCTGACCTTTGTGGAGCATCCGGTGGACATGCGCACCGATCCCTACGACGTGGCCTTCCTCATCGGCCCGTCCATCGCGCCCTCCCTGGTGGCCCGCAAACTGCTCACCGTGGAGCCGTTCCTCTACGCGTCCCCCGCCCTGTTCAGACGCTATCCCGTTCCCGAGGAACCCCGGGACCTGGACCGGCTGCCGTGCATCGCGCTCCAGCGGTTCGGGCGGCGCTGGCCCATGCACAAGGGCGACCGGCAGGTGACCGTGGACATCCATCCACAATACAGTTTCAGTTCCGTGGAAATGTGCCGGGACTTCGCCCTGGCCGGACACGGCGTGACCCTGATCCGCAAGGGTCGGGCCGAGGCGGACGAAAGGGCCGGACGGCTGGTCAGGGTGCTCCCGGACTGGAGCGGCGGGTTCACACACGACGTGAATCTGGTCGTTGGGTCCAGCCAGTTGCCGCAGCGGGTCCGGCTGTTCATGGACCACATCCTGGCCAGCGTCGCACAGTAG